atccatccacacacttgtaccttttgatcgagattgcatgacatATTTTCTCCATGGattctctctttgactttacaatggAATGCAAGTATACCATGTTCttaccctaccttgagctccacaaaagctTTATTTGCAATAGGGAAGATCGAAGGCCGATACTACCCTGGTGAGGACAATAAAAGTTGAGTGCTTCGAGAGAATCATTTTGGGGAAGTTAGCCGTGTTTTCGAAAATCCTCTTCAAAAATATCTCTAGATGGATTGCAGATTTATGAACAAGTGAGTATTGCTTTGCGaaccgttctaactctcaacagcccaagacgaggagacagctaaaaagccccatagAGGAGTAAGGTACTAGAGCAAAGGTATGAGAGCCAACTCATTTGAACTTATAGATGAATATCTTTGCTTTAGACTATGACATGGCAGGTGGGTAAGAGCTAaaatgattttctgatcaacaacctgatttgccCTGCTTTGCTcggctcgggacgagcaaagaacagcttTGGGGGGTCTTGTTGACATTCACTAACAATCATTTCtaagcgtcaacttgatcaaaaaatcatgagagtttgtattttttataCGCACCTTttttcatgagagtttgcatttcttgtacacatctttatccaaataaatccctaaaccacactttacttTTAGAAcatgcaagatgtgtttttgagctaatatgcaggttgcacactttggcccgacagaaaatcacagaaaatatcaaagTGCAGATTCACTCTCAAATGGACAAAGTGAAGCCCAAAGACCATCCCAAACTGACTTAGGACAGGCTCTACCTCAGTGGTCAGACAAGGGGAGGTCCAGGACAACCCACCAACCGAAACTGGGGGCGGTTAGTGGCCATGGGCCGTCGGCtgaccaccctggtcggccaactagcccatgggccccaccgccttagctCAGCCACATGGAGGTCTCCCATTGGCTCCCCATGTCAGTTCTTGGAGGAAGAGgctgtggctccctcctataaatacaagggggtagagattagaacacacacacctcTTATTACCTCAAATGCATTCTTGCTTACTCTATAGGCTTAgcggagtttaggagaagtctaggagtcatcgagtccccgaagttgctcgggagttctagtatgggttcatctctagttctctcttgtaatatttggtcgtttgtaatagaattagactatagtTACCGATATCTACTTGAAGTTTGTTCTGAGTTACCGGATATATGCTTTGTGATCTGGTTGTGTTATAATtggatgcttgcattgcatgatcgccctgtgcttgcgataGTTAACATATTGGTCTtggaactctatcaactgctccaatattcgtatactcccgggtaaaatgctacagtggtattccgtgcgcttgcggatttatttttGATTCATGAAATACTTGCCACCCCTTTGGCATCCGCGGGCGTCATCGTTGACATTCAATGGTGACGTTGATATGCGCCAATACCACCCCCATCCCCTTCTGTGGCTAGTGCATCTATTTTCCCTAACGCAAGCACAGACCGGCTTAGATAGAATTTTTAAGAGAATCTCCAGCAATTTCCCAATATAAACATCTCCCAACAAGATAGTATTGGGATGTCTCGATACCACTTTCATTGATTATTTGAAAATATGCATTTGCAGTTCCCTTATAACTTTATCCCAATCAACTATTATATTGGGAGAGCCAAAATTTTCCTTTTATTTGAGGGGAGTTGGAGTGAATTATTAGGACAACCCAATAATTATTGGAAAAAGGAGAGGTTTTGGGGAACGGTTAGGCCCTTCAAAATGTGGAGTGATGTCAGTATACATACTGGACCCCACAAGAAGAAAACAAGCATCACTATGGGAGAGCTGCAGCATGAGCAAAATTTAGCAGTGATGCTATTCCCAAGGTCGGGCCCATGAGAAATAAAATATCGAGGATGGTTGGCGAACTGTATTGCCACGGTTCCAATCAAATTTCAACTGCCTCTTGTTGCTAAAGTAGTTTTATACTTGTTTATTGTTTAGGCATTGGTGCATCTACATTCACCGCTTTCTATTTTTCTAGCACCACTCTATGTTAGCATCACTAGCCACAGTGTGTGGAGTGATGCTCAAATCTTCTTTGTCCTTTTTGGGCAAAACTCTTGGCACACACTGTGGAGGGTCTTAGAATACATCTTCTTCCCAATACTAGAAGTTTATTAGGAAAAGGGAGACCGCTGGAGATACCTTAcgtttatcttttttttctatttagCTCTGATCTAGAGGTGATCGACAGAAGTTCACACGAATCTCTTGATCTTGTTGTCCTCCCAACTATCCGAATTCcgcaagtcaaaaaaaaaactatccgAATTCCGATCCGCCCGGGGGTCACCGCGTGTCCTCCGAGTCGGAGCCCAGCAGGCTCGCCACGCCTCCATATAACTGGGAACGCCCCACATTGATCCCCGTTtcaaccagcagcagcaccgcgCAGCCGCTACAGGCTACAGCCGTGTCGCGTCGCgccttccttctccctcccaGCACCCGGCGGCGCCCCAACACGGCAGGGTCATCCATGGCGGCCGTCtcagccgaggaggaggagccgcccGAGGCGGCGAAGAAGAAAGAGCTGATCGTGCCGGCGTCCTGCGTCACCTGGCCGTCCGCCGTGGCGGAGCGGTACGAGCCCCTCGAGAAGCTGGGCGAGGGCATGTTCGGCGACGTCTACAAAGCCTGGGACCGCGTCGGCAGGCGCCTCGTCGCCGTGAAGCGCCTCAGCGGCAGGACCGACGAGCGCTTCGTGGAGACGAGCCTGCGCTACTTCGCCCGGGAGGCCATGTCCCTCGGCGCCTGCCGCGGCCACCCCTCCGTCGTCAAGCTCGTGGCCACGCACGCCGACAGCGCCCGCAGCAACGGCGACTGCTTCCTCGTCACCAAGTACGCCGGCCCGCTGAACCTGCGCCAGTACACGAGGCTCCGCTCCGCCGAGGGGCGGCCGTTCCAGGAGGCCGAGGTGCGCGACGCCATGCGCCAGCTCCTCTCCGGCGCCAGGCGCGTGcacggcgccggcgtcctgcaCAGGGACATGGTGCCGGAGAACGTGATCGTCGACGGGAGGCGGGACGGCAAGAAGGTGGTCTACAGGATCTGCGGCTTCGGCATGTccgagccggcggcgcggccgagcaGGGACGGCTCCGCGCCGCTGGCGTCGCCGAGCCCGTACCGCGCGCCGGAGATCTTCCTCGGCTCCCAGGACTACGATGACCGGGTCGACACGTGGGGGCTCGGGTGCATCATGGCCGAGCTCATCGCGGGCAGCGGCGAGCCTTTCTTCGGCGCCGACCTGGACGCCAAGGTCTTCGAGAAGATGCAGCGCGCGGTCGGGACACAGGGCATCGTCGAGTGGCCGGGGCTGCAGAAGCTGGCGAATCGTGATCTGGTGGCCGAGCTGCGGGAGACGGGCTGCGCCACGTACACCGGCTGCCTGCGGGAGGTGTTCCCGGAAGAGGTGCTCTCGGAGGCTGGCTTCGAGGTTCTGAGCGGCCTGCTCGACGCCAACCCGGAGCGCAGGCTCACCGCCAAGGCCGCGCTCCGGAAGCCATGGTTCCGGCGCTTCAGCTTCGGCGGATGCTGCTTCGTGCCGTAACCGGCTGGCCGCGGAAGAAGATTGCTTGCACAAATCGACACATTCTTGCGTTTGTTTTCGGAGATTTAAGTTAATCAATTAGTTGACAGTTTTTTAGTGATCTAGTCATAGTAGTATGTGTCATTGCGCCatgattttattattttttcacAGAAGTAATTTGTTAATAGTTTTTTGGTATACTGGATATCGTGTTCAGAAGACTTTCCATGTTTCTTTGGGCAACGATAACTTGCTTCCTATAGCACCTCCGAACAATTATTTGTCCCGCTGGGGTCTCTTAGACAGCGTGAAATTGCCGTCACGGCAGCTTCAATCGATGCATCCTCTCCCTGACCATGTTCAAGATGAACAAAAGATGTTAGTAAATTCCTACAAATCCATCCATACATGAAAgtgaaaaaagaacaaaaaagaaCAGAAAAAAAACTATCCTTTTCTATAAGAGTTCTAAAAGTTTACTAGTA
This sequence is a window from Panicum virgatum strain AP13 chromosome 7K, P.virgatum_v5, whole genome shotgun sequence. Protein-coding genes within it:
- the LOC120639967 gene encoding putative cyclin-dependent kinase F-2; this translates as MAAVSAEEEEPPEAAKKKELIVPASCVTWPSAVAERYEPLEKLGEGMFGDVYKAWDRVGRRLVAVKRLSGRTDERFVETSLRYFAREAMSLGACRGHPSVVKLVATHADSARSNGDCFLVTKYAGPLNLRQYTRLRSAEGRPFQEAEVRDAMRQLLSGARRVHGAGVLHRDMVPENVIVDGRRDGKKVVYRICGFGMSEPAARPSRDGSAPLASPSPYRAPEIFLGSQDYDDRVDTWGLGCIMAELIAGSGEPFFGADLDAKVFEKMQRAVGTQGIVEWPGLQKLANRDLVAELRETGCATYTGCLREVFPEEVLSEAGFEVLSGLLDANPERRLTAKAALRKPWFRRFSFGGCCFVP